Proteins found in one Wenzhouxiangella sp. XN201 genomic segment:
- the ftsE gene encoding cell division ATP-binding protein FtsE: MIRFEQVAKRYPGGIQALADVSFELERGEMVFLTGRSGAGKSTLLKLIALLERPSRGRVIFEGRNVGRISRRQIPWLRRQIGIVFQDHALLSDRRVFDNVALPLVISGVAYPEIRRRVRAALDKVGLLDKERMYPPMLSGGEQQRVGIARAIVGKPALLLADEPTGNLDPELSAELMQFFTRLNETGTTVLIASHDLDLIKRLGRRVMVLGEGRLVDDVRVAEGLS, encoded by the coding sequence CCCTGGCCGACGTCAGCTTTGAGCTCGAACGCGGCGAAATGGTATTTCTCACCGGCCGTTCCGGGGCCGGCAAGTCGACCCTGCTCAAGCTCATCGCCCTGCTCGAGCGGCCGAGCCGCGGGCGGGTGATCTTCGAAGGACGCAATGTCGGGCGGATCTCGCGCCGGCAGATTCCCTGGCTGCGGCGGCAGATCGGAATCGTGTTCCAGGATCACGCCTTGCTGTCGGATCGGCGGGTGTTCGACAACGTCGCGCTGCCGTTGGTGATCTCCGGCGTGGCCTACCCGGAGATTCGACGCCGGGTGCGCGCCGCGCTCGACAAGGTGGGGCTACTCGACAAGGAAAGGATGTACCCGCCCATGCTTTCCGGCGGGGAGCAGCAGCGTGTCGGCATCGCGCGCGCCATCGTCGGCAAGCCCGCCCTGCTGCTGGCCGACGAGCCGACCGGCAATCTCGATCCGGAGTTGTCGGCCGAACTGATGCAGTTCTTCACCCGCCTCAATGAAACCGGCACCACGGTGTTGATCGCCAGCCACGATCTCGACCTGATCAAGCGCCTCGGGCGGCGGGTCATGGTTCTCGGCGAGGGCCGCCTGGTTGATGATGTTCGCGTGGCGGAGGGTTTGTCGTGA
- the ftsX gene encoding permease-like cell division protein FtsX, with translation MKRQGSLRAWSRRHAYSLLSSLGALLRQPVASLMTVIVLAITLSLPAGLHLLLDSADRVSANWQRLDTLSIFLDEAIGESDAVRLSSELSTWPTIATVDPISPEQGLAEVTGQLGLDGVAERIESNPLPWVLEISPIADADPGLLAGRLEALDDVDRVIVDLQWLERFRAIVELLERLAAVLAVLFAVAVAFIVGNTIRMDIHNRHEEIRVLALVGATDGFIRRPFLYSGLWYGMAGGALAWLLIEVGLALLAGPVGRLSDSYGSDFVLSAPDLDLIAVLVVGSGLLGILGSWLAVGRHLRRIHPS, from the coding sequence GTGAAGCGGCAGGGGAGCCTGCGTGCCTGGTCGCGGCGGCATGCCTACAGCCTGCTGTCCTCGCTGGGCGCACTGCTGCGCCAGCCGGTGGCCAGTCTGATGACGGTTATCGTGCTGGCCATAACGCTCAGCCTCCCGGCCGGGCTGCATCTGTTGCTCGACAGCGCCGACCGGGTGTCGGCCAACTGGCAGCGGCTCGATACCTTGTCGATCTTCCTCGATGAGGCGATCGGGGAGTCGGATGCCGTGCGCCTGAGTTCGGAGTTGAGCACGTGGCCGACAATCGCGACGGTCGATCCGATCAGCCCCGAACAGGGCCTGGCCGAAGTGACCGGACAGCTGGGGCTGGACGGGGTCGCTGAGCGCATCGAATCCAATCCGCTGCCCTGGGTGCTGGAGATCAGCCCGATTGCCGATGCCGATCCCGGGTTACTGGCCGGTCGCCTGGAAGCGCTGGACGACGTCGACCGGGTCATCGTGGACCTGCAGTGGCTCGAGCGGTTCCGGGCCATCGTCGAGTTGCTCGAGCGCCTTGCGGCCGTGCTGGCCGTGCTGTTTGCCGTGGCCGTGGCCTTCATCGTCGGCAACACCATCCGGATGGATATTCACAACCGGCACGAAGAGATCCGCGTGCTGGCCCTGGTCGGCGCCACAGATGGATTCATCCGCCGGCCGTTCCTGTACTCGGGGTTGTGGTACGGGATGGCCGGAGGCGCACTGGCCTGGTTGCTGATCGAGGTCGGGCTGGCCCTGCTCGCTGGGCCGGTCGGCCGGCTCAGCGATAGCTACGGCAGCGATTTCGTGCTTTCGGCGCCCGACCTGGACCTGATTGCCGTGCTGGTTGTCGGCAGTGGCCTGCTGGGCATCCTGGGATCCTGGCTGGCGGTGGGTCGGCACCTGCGCCGCATTCATCCGAGCTGA